From Bosea sp. NBC_00550, the proteins below share one genomic window:
- a CDS encoding PP2C family protein-serine/threonine phosphatase: MPISQPNAPDNEGDAMNDAPRAASDFETGCISHTGKVRKANEDNFLLRPEVGLWAVADGMGGHENGALASATVVAALEGVGATNSASELLAMLEGSVLEANHTLREEIRQRGATMGATLVVLLIHQRHFACLWSGDSRIYLVRAGRITQISRDHTEVQDMVDRGLLTPDEAKNSPRRHVITHAIGVHETPELDLENGEIADGDAFLLCSDGLTEHVADAEILQAVEAGGAQAACDTLLALTLERGARDNVTVVIVRYRQGASERTRWMPNRRAPGSSTP; the protein is encoded by the coding sequence ATGCCCATCTCGCAGCCGAACGCGCCGGATAATGAGGGCGATGCCATGAACGATGCTCCGCGCGCGGCCTCCGATTTCGAGACCGGCTGCATCAGCCATACCGGCAAGGTCCGCAAGGCGAACGAGGACAACTTCCTGCTGCGCCCCGAAGTCGGCCTCTGGGCCGTGGCGGACGGCATGGGCGGGCACGAGAACGGCGCGCTCGCCAGCGCCACCGTCGTTGCCGCGCTGGAAGGCGTCGGCGCGACGAACTCGGCCTCGGAGCTGCTCGCCATGCTGGAGGGCAGCGTGCTCGAAGCCAACCACACCCTGCGCGAGGAAATCCGCCAGCGCGGCGCGACGATGGGTGCGACCCTCGTCGTCCTGCTGATCCACCAGCGTCATTTCGCCTGCCTCTGGTCGGGCGACAGCCGGATCTATCTCGTCCGCGCCGGACGCATCACGCAGATATCACGCGACCATACCGAGGTGCAGGACATGGTAGATCGCGGCCTGCTGACGCCCGACGAAGCGAAGAACTCGCCACGCCGGCACGTCATCACCCACGCGATCGGCGTGCACGAAACGCCGGAACTCGACCTCGAGAACGGCGAGATCGCCGATGGCGACGCCTTCCTGCTCTGCTCGGACGGGCTGACGGAGCACGTCGCCGATGCCGAGATCCTGCAGGCCGTCGAGGCTGGCGGCGCGCAGGCCGCCTGCGACACCCTGCTGGCGCTGACGCTGGAGCGCGGCGCGCGCGACAACGTCACCGTCGTCATCGTCCGCTATCGACAGGGCGCGAGCGAGAGAACACGCTGGATGCCGAACCGGCGCGCACCAGGGAGCTCCACGCCATGA
- a CDS encoding serine/threonine protein kinase, whose protein sequence is MSDDSERTVFAPRANARIGTRLNGIYEIESLIAVGGMGEVYKGRAIQTGDAVAIKMIRPDMARDEAVIALFRREAAALHNLYNEAIVRYYVFAIDPASESPYLAMEFVDGQPLSERIKQQPLTIEEADVLRQRVGPGLHAAHRLGIVHRDISPDNIILPGGDPSRAKIIDFGIARSSLLGEGTVIGSGFAGKYNYVSPEQLGLYGGEVTGRSDMYSFALVLAEAVAGRALDMGGSQVQILDKRRRLPDLSGVDARLRPLLARMLAPDPANRPADMAEVAAWQSPAAGKKAAGPAGQKRQGRSPMALVAGVAILALLAGGGFYAWKSLQPEQTSKNARLPSADPPPLSEQPSASATASNNAPALTEAPAEKPAQAAAPSTTTQTSAPPVAAPQPSPPPSVPNPAPPQIATNVETAPPAPPARPPAAEPAKPPPPPELGPVEKPPVAIAKPPSSPPVIQPSTQAPPPPQTAALAPEPEPRTPAERVERYVRDYDGGSCFFLWPLEIGDRKATLEGFGSASGPFVTFDNAFKAAQGFEAQINLRPVTSAQCPMVEFLRQPGVGIDRSPRLQIGAFNMKSGEILNGSVEAGGGQSLDVVLIGDDGLVYNLESFMKREGGKVTFNLKLESTGGAARPQTVLALVSQEPLPALAGPNPAPASEFFANLKLDLARQPGKLGLGIKYFRIE, encoded by the coding sequence ATGAGCGACGACTCCGAGCGCACCGTCTTCGCCCCGCGCGCCAATGCCCGCATCGGCACCAGGCTCAACGGCATCTACGAGATCGAGAGCCTGATCGCGGTCGGCGGCATGGGCGAGGTCTACAAGGGCCGCGCCATCCAGACCGGCGACGCGGTCGCGATCAAGATGATCCGCCCCGACATGGCCCGCGACGAGGCCGTGATCGCGCTGTTCCGGCGCGAAGCGGCAGCGCTGCACAACCTCTATAACGAGGCCATCGTCCGCTACTACGTCTTCGCCATCGATCCGGCGAGCGAGTCGCCCTACCTCGCCATGGAGTTCGTCGACGGCCAGCCGCTCTCCGAGCGCATCAAGCAGCAGCCTTTGACGATCGAGGAAGCCGATGTGCTGCGCCAGCGGGTCGGGCCCGGGCTGCACGCCGCCCATCGCCTCGGCATCGTCCACCGCGACATCTCGCCGGACAACATCATCCTGCCCGGCGGCGATCCCTCCCGCGCCAAGATCATCGATTTCGGCATCGCCCGCTCCAGCCTGCTCGGCGAAGGCACGGTGATCGGCTCCGGCTTCGCCGGCAAATACAACTATGTCTCGCCCGAGCAACTCGGGCTCTATGGCGGCGAGGTCACCGGCCGCTCCGACATGTATTCCTTCGCGCTGGTGCTGGCCGAAGCCGTCGCCGGCCGCGCGCTCGATATGGGCGGCTCGCAGGTCCAGATCCTCGACAAGCGCCGCCGCCTGCCCGATCTCTCCGGCGTCGATGCCCGCCTGCGCCCGCTGCTCGCGCGCATGCTCGCGCCCGACCCCGCAAACCGCCCGGCCGACATGGCCGAGGTCGCCGCCTGGCAATCGCCTGCCGCCGGCAAGAAGGCGGCTGGCCCTGCCGGCCAGAAGAGGCAAGGAAGGTCGCCGATGGCGCTCGTCGCGGGCGTCGCGATCCTCGCGCTGCTGGCAGGAGGCGGCTTCTACGCCTGGAAGAGCCTTCAGCCCGAACAGACGAGCAAGAATGCCCGCCTCCCGAGCGCCGATCCCCCGCCTCTATCCGAGCAGCCTTCCGCAAGCGCCACCGCCAGCAACAACGCGCCAGCCCTGACCGAAGCTCCAGCAGAGAAGCCGGCGCAGGCAGCCGCGCCGAGCACCACAACGCAGACGTCTGCACCGCCGGTCGCTGCCCCGCAGCCCTCGCCGCCACCCTCGGTGCCGAACCCGGCACCTCCCCAGATCGCCACCAACGTCGAGACCGCACCACCGGCGCCGCCTGCGCGCCCGCCCGCAGCCGAGCCTGCCAAGCCTCCGCCGCCCCCCGAGTTAGGGCCTGTTGAGAAGCCGCCGGTCGCCATCGCAAAACCGCCATCCAGCCCGCCCGTGATCCAGCCCTCGACACAGGCGCCGCCGCCCCCGCAGACCGCCGCGCTCGCGCCGGAGCCTGAGCCGCGCACGCCGGCCGAACGGGTCGAGCGCTATGTTCGCGACTACGATGGCGGCTCTTGTTTCTTCCTGTGGCCCCTGGAAATCGGCGACCGCAAGGCGACGCTGGAAGGCTTCGGCAGCGCATCGGGCCCCTTCGTCACCTTCGACAATGCCTTCAAGGCCGCGCAGGGCTTCGAGGCGCAGATCAACCTGCGCCCCGTCACCAGCGCGCAGTGCCCGATGGTCGAGTTCCTGCGCCAGCCGGGCGTCGGCATCGATCGCTCTCCGCGGCTACAGATCGGCGCGTTCAACATGAAGAGCGGCGAAATCCTCAACGGCTCGGTGGAAGCCGGCGGCGGCCAGAGCCTCGATGTCGTGCTGATCGGCGACGACGGACTCGTCTACAACCTCGAAAGCTTCATGAAGCGCGAGGGCGGCAAGGTCACCTTCAACCTCAAGCTCGAATCGACCGGCGGCGCCGCCCGCCCGCAGACTGTGCTCGCCCTCGTCAGCCAGGAACCGTTGCCCGCGCTCGCGGGCCCCAACCCGGCTCCTGCCAGCGAGTTCTTCGCCAATCTCAAGCTCGACCTGGCGCGCCAGCCGGGCAAGCTCGGGCTCGGGATCAAATATTTCCGGATCGAGTGA
- a CDS encoding transglycosylase SLT domain-containing protein, with the protein MSERFRQFQALFPEEACLAELMRLRHGGTIMACAACGRAASFEMRPKLRGFACNHCHYMIHPAAGTPMESRRTPLQLWFFALKTVTEHPAKGAAAMIARDAGVPQMTAQRLVDELATLGERDDAAWLAGLRRLVSDSAASPAPERASGQTQRPAQPAKAAERAGAAPAAKTPDTGRPPAAPASRQGAAQPSLDVAPKYPHKPSAMPVGEAPDPVSPARKGFSGRMAIAAVGVGVACVAAAVLGLAYARLQRPERSKPAGEDEVAAVEAPALKDGPARPSLILSSVEQDLEGARQAAQFALDNDPSLAAIKPQEDAPTQQVPVNQLQLPSNILLVPPKMQSVPTAPTAPSGAPQPPPQISSGDPDQILTFGPIKIRRHLVDTIVRASKVVGADPTLLMAVADKESSFSTAVKAKTSSATGLYQFIEQTWLGVIYEFGAKHGLAADAKLIGRSGRQFTIGNGDERQRILDMRREPYVSALLAAEMLKRDTLRLERALGRHLTGGEIYLIHFLGPDAAQTFIETMEETPGVKAAELLPKPAQANRPIFYADAGGETKVLSVSEVHKKFNDMIKIRLDRYSAVRPTMGPGLARPQPKK; encoded by the coding sequence ATGAGCGAGCGCTTCCGGCAATTCCAGGCGCTGTTTCCCGAGGAAGCCTGCCTCGCCGAGCTGATGCGGCTGCGCCATGGCGGCACGATCATGGCCTGCGCGGCCTGCGGACGCGCCGCCTCGTTCGAGATGCGCCCGAAGCTGCGCGGCTTCGCCTGTAACCACTGCCACTACATGATTCATCCGGCGGCGGGCACGCCGATGGAAAGCCGGCGCACGCCGCTCCAGCTCTGGTTCTTCGCCCTGAAGACCGTGACGGAGCATCCCGCCAAGGGTGCAGCCGCAATGATCGCGCGGGACGCGGGCGTGCCGCAGATGACGGCGCAGCGGCTCGTCGACGAGCTTGCGACGCTAGGCGAGCGCGACGATGCAGCCTGGCTTGCGGGCCTGCGCCGCCTCGTCTCGGACAGTGCCGCCTCTCCTGCGCCGGAGCGTGCCTCCGGTCAGACTCAGCGACCTGCGCAGCCGGCGAAGGCGGCTGAGAGGGCGGGGGCGGCGCCTGCCGCGAAGACCCCCGACACCGGACGCCCGCCTGCTGCGCCTGCATCTCGGCAGGGCGCCGCTCAGCCATCGTTGGACGTCGCTCCGAAGTATCCTCATAAGCCGTCCGCAATGCCTGTGGGCGAAGCGCCCGATCCGGTTTCGCCGGCTCGGAAAGGCTTTTCCGGACGCATGGCGATCGCAGCCGTGGGAGTGGGCGTCGCCTGTGTGGCGGCGGCCGTGCTCGGCCTCGCCTATGCAAGGCTGCAGCGGCCGGAGCGGTCCAAGCCGGCTGGTGAGGACGAGGTCGCGGCGGTCGAGGCGCCCGCGCTGAAGGATGGCCCGGCCCGGCCCTCGCTGATCCTGTCCTCGGTGGAGCAGGATCTGGAGGGCGCGCGGCAGGCCGCCCAGTTCGCCCTCGACAACGATCCCTCGCTGGCCGCGATCAAGCCGCAGGAGGATGCGCCGACGCAGCAGGTGCCGGTCAACCAGCTGCAGCTTCCCTCCAACATCCTGCTGGTGCCGCCGAAGATGCAGAGCGTGCCGACGGCGCCGACCGCACCCAGCGGAGCGCCGCAGCCGCCGCCGCAGATCTCCAGCGGCGATCCCGACCAGATCCTGACCTTCGGGCCGATCAAGATCCGCCGGCATCTGGTCGATACGATCGTGCGCGCCAGCAAGGTCGTGGGCGCCGATCCGACGCTTCTGATGGCGGTGGCGGACAAGGAATCCTCGTTCTCCACCGCGGTGAAGGCGAAGACCTCGTCAGCGACCGGCCTCTACCAGTTCATCGAGCAGACCTGGCTCGGCGTGATCTACGAGTTCGGCGCCAAGCACGGACTTGCCGCGGACGCCAAGCTGATCGGCCGTTCCGGCAGGCAGTTCACGATCGGCAATGGCGATGAGCGCCAGCGCATCCTCGACATGCGGCGCGAACCCTATGTTTCGGCGCTGCTGGCGGCGGAGATGCTGAAGCGCGACACGCTGAGGCTGGAGCGTGCGCTGGGGCGCCATCTCACGGGCGGCGAGATCTACCTCATCCATTTCCTCGGGCCGGATGCGGCGCAGACCTTTATCGAGACGATGGAGGAGACGCCGGGCGTCAAGGCGGCCGAGCTGCTGCCGAAGCCGGCCCAGGCCAACCGGCCGATCTTCTACGCCGATGCCGGTGGCGAGACGAAGGTGCTGTCAGTCTCCGAGGTCCACAAGAAATTCAACGACATGATCAAGATCAGGCTCGATCGCTACAGCGCGGTCAGGCCGACGATGGGGCCGGGCCTCGCCCGGCCGCAACCGAAGAAATGA